The Niastella koreensis GR20-10 genome includes a window with the following:
- a CDS encoding c-type cytochrome: MKKLSIVSVLVLAVVAWSCNEDVRRTPGHVYMPDMAYSRAYETYAPIDTLAKQGIHYNRMPVAGTIKRGELLPFPLAKDKTGDTTNYVAATHITNPLPALDAVKLKEAERLYLVNCGICHGAALDGNGPLYKGGDGPFSAAPANLASGAKYVSMPEGQMFYSVTYGKGQMGSYASQLSTTQRWMVIHYIKSKQGGGKQAETAPVADSTAAAKPAAAGAAKKPAADTTAKKK, from the coding sequence ATGAAAAAATTATCAATTGTTTCTGTTTTAGTGCTGGCTGTGGTAGCATGGAGTTGCAACGAAGACGTACGTAGAACTCCAGGTCACGTATATATGCCTGATATGGCTTATAGCCGTGCATATGAAACTTATGCACCCATAGATACACTCGCTAAACAGGGTATTCACTATAACCGCATGCCGGTAGCCGGAACAATTAAACGCGGTGAATTACTGCCTTTTCCCCTGGCAAAAGATAAAACTGGCGATACTACCAATTATGTAGCGGCCACTCATATAACAAATCCTTTACCTGCACTGGATGCAGTAAAGTTGAAAGAGGCAGAACGCCTGTATCTCGTAAACTGTGGTATTTGCCACGGAGCTGCCCTGGATGGCAATGGCCCCCTGTATAAAGGTGGCGACGGTCCATTCTCTGCAGCACCTGCAAACCTCGCAAGCGGTGCAAAGTATGTTAGCATGCCCGAAGGACAGATGTTTTACTCTGTTACTTATGGTAAAGGCCAAATGGGTAGCTATGCTTCTCAGTTGAGCACTACACAACGCTGGATGGTGATCCATTATATCAAATCCAAACAAGGTGGTGGTAAACAAGCTGAAACAGCTCCTGTAGCTGATTCAACAGCAGCAGCAAAACCAGCGGCAGCTGGTGCAGCCAAAAAACCAGCTGCAGATACAACCGCTAAGAAAAAATAA
- a CDS encoding cytochrome c oxidase subunit 3: protein MAEAVSTQRKKIHPHKFTLWVGIGSIIMMFAGLTSAYIVKGSLPGFSSVQMPKIFYYSTAVMLLSSFTMQWGLKSFKERGMQQYRRLLTVTMMLGIIFIVLQITGFSQLWNAGNKLAGSAGAGQFLYVIFSLHAVHVLGGIIALIVMFIKAFSARIRNYNSVPVEVMSTYWHFVDLLWVYLFVFFLFKS, encoded by the coding sequence ATGGCAGAAGCAGTGAGTACGCAACGAAAAAAAATACATCCACACAAGTTTACCTTGTGGGTAGGCATAGGCAGCATCATTATGATGTTCGCCGGCTTAACAAGCGCCTATATTGTAAAAGGCAGTCTGCCCGGCTTTAGCTCGGTGCAAATGCCAAAGATCTTTTATTATTCAACTGCCGTAATGCTGCTCAGCAGCTTTACCATGCAATGGGGCCTGAAATCGTTTAAGGAGCGTGGTATGCAACAATACCGCCGCCTGTTAACGGTTACCATGATGCTCGGTATCATCTTCATTGTACTACAGATCACCGGTTTTTCACAACTGTGGAATGCAGGGAATAAACTGGCGGGATCTGCCGGGGCAGGACAGTTCTTATACGTAATATTCAGTTTGCACGCGGTGCACGTTTTAGGTGGCATCATTGCATTGATAGTGATGTTCATAAAAGCATTCAGCGCGCGCATCAGGAATTATAATTCAGTACCGGTAGAGGTGATGAGCACCTACTGGCACTTTGTAGACCTGTTATGGGTTTATTTGTTTGTGTTCTTTTTGTTTAAATCTTAA
- a CDS encoding zinc-binding alcohol dehydrogenase family protein, with protein MKQLVCITPGQLEYQQGQQPEVKEGQSLLRIKRIGICGTDLHAYEGTQPFFNYPRILGHELAAEYVSGDAPGFTAGEPVTIIPYFNCGKCIACRSGKPNCCTSIQVCGVHVDGGMREYLVVPSYSLLHGDGLSFDELALVEPLAIGAHGVRRAGVQPGEYVLVIGAGPIGLGIMEFARIAGGHVIAMDINEQRLQFCRGKLQVAHTINAATDNVMQRLQEITNNDMPTVVIDATGSLKAINNAFQYMAHGARYVLVGLQKNEISFSHPEFHKREATLMSSRNATREDFDLVMNSMKKKLVNPATYITHRVAFEKVKDEFASWLVPETGVIKAMVSL; from the coding sequence ATGAAGCAGTTAGTTTGTATCACTCCCGGCCAATTGGAATACCAGCAGGGACAGCAACCCGAGGTTAAAGAAGGCCAGTCGTTACTTAGAATAAAACGCATAGGCATTTGTGGAACCGATCTGCATGCCTATGAAGGTACACAGCCGTTTTTTAATTATCCGCGCATTTTGGGTCATGAACTGGCTGCTGAATATGTATCGGGTGATGCGCCGGGGTTTACAGCAGGCGAACCGGTGACTATTATTCCCTATTTCAATTGTGGTAAATGTATTGCCTGCCGCAGTGGTAAACCTAATTGCTGTACCAGCATCCAGGTATGTGGTGTGCATGTAGATGGCGGCATGCGTGAATATTTAGTGGTTCCCTCTTATTCATTACTTCATGGCGATGGATTGAGCTTTGATGAGCTGGCATTGGTTGAACCCCTGGCTATCGGGGCCCATGGTGTTCGCCGCGCAGGCGTACAGCCAGGTGAATATGTGCTGGTAATTGGCGCCGGTCCTATTGGTTTGGGTATTATGGAATTTGCCCGCATTGCCGGTGGCCATGTTATTGCCATGGACATTAATGAACAACGCTTACAGTTCTGTCGCGGAAAATTACAGGTAGCACATACCATCAATGCCGCTACCGACAATGTAATGCAACGCCTGCAGGAAATTACCAATAACGACATGCCTACCGTAGTGATCGATGCTACCGGAAGTTTAAAGGCTATCAATAATGCATTTCAATACATGGCACATGGCGCCCGTTATGTGCTGGTTGGTTTGCAAAAGAATGAGATCAGTTTCTCCCATCCTGAATTTCATAAACGCGAAGCTACTTTAATGAGCAGCCGCAATGCCACCAGGGAAGATTTTGACCTGGTAATGAACAGCATGAAAAAGAAACTGGTTAATCCCGCTACTTATATTACTCACCGCGTAGCGTTTGAAAAGGTGAAGGACGAGTTTGCGAGTTGGCTGGTTCCGGAAACAGGGGTTATTAAAGCGATGGTTTCGTTATAG
- the cyoE gene encoding heme o synthase codes for MEQVTVKQQSSLNIAGKVKDYMMLIKFSLSFMVVFSAVISYLLAPKVVEYDWLHIILLFIGGLLVTGSANTVNQIVEKDTDAMMARTAKRPVASGRMQPAEAWTFAIIAVVAGLFILGYCFNWLSAGLALFSWFVYAYMYTPLKKVSAVSVLLGAVPGALPCLIGWAAGQDELSVGGWVLFAIQFFWQFPHFWAIAWIAHKDYSNAGFKLMPSVEGPTKYSAIQSIIYSLVLIPVGTLPYLVGMSGMVSFVIVLIANLFMLWQSVRLYREMEKKAARRVMFTSYIYLPIVLLALLADKL; via the coding sequence ATGGAGCAAGTAACCGTGAAGCAACAGAGTTCTTTAAATATTGCCGGTAAGGTAAAGGATTATATGATGCTGATTAAGTTCAGCCTCAGCTTCATGGTTGTGTTTAGTGCTGTTATCAGTTACCTGCTGGCGCCGAAAGTTGTTGAATACGACTGGCTTCACATTATCCTGTTGTTTATTGGGGGCCTGCTGGTAACCGGCAGCGCCAACACCGTAAACCAGATAGTGGAGAAGGATACCGACGCCATGATGGCGCGCACGGCCAAACGCCCGGTAGCATCCGGAAGAATGCAACCGGCAGAAGCCTGGACCTTTGCCATCATCGCAGTAGTAGCCGGGTTATTCATCCTGGGTTATTGCTTTAACTGGTTATCGGCCGGTTTGGCATTGTTCAGCTGGTTTGTATATGCATACATGTACACGCCGTTAAAAAAGGTAAGTGCGGTATCGGTGCTGTTAGGCGCTGTGCCAGGAGCTTTACCCTGTTTAATTGGCTGGGCTGCAGGTCAGGACGAATTAAGCGTTGGCGGTTGGGTGCTCTTTGCCATCCAGTTTTTCTGGCAGTTCCCGCACTTCTGGGCTATAGCCTGGATTGCGCACAAGGATTACTCCAATGCCGGGTTTAAACTGATGCCTTCTGTAGAAGGACCTACCAAGTATTCAGCAATACAGTCGATCATTTACTCATTGGTATTGATCCCGGTTGGCACATTGCCGTACCTGGTTGGCATGAGTGGCATGGTGAGTTTTGTGATCGTACTGATAGCAAACCTGTTCATGCTTTGGCAAAGTGTAAGGCTGTATCGTGAAATGGAGAAGAAAGCCGCGCGCCGGGTTATGTTCACCAGCTATATTTATTTGCCTATAGTATTATTGGCTTTACTGGCCGATAAATTATAA
- a CDS encoding DUF3341 domain-containing protein: MAVKKFVVGVFTEEEPLFEAVKKVRKSGYKLHEVFTPFPIHGLDKAMGLRDTSIHTAGFLYAIFGTTSMLSFMTWCLTTDWPWNIGGKPHFALPAWIPITFEFTVLCACVGMVLTFCYLCQLAPFVKKHHFNLRSTDDQFTMVIECTPKTNEAELSSFLGSIGARDINVQNAETGWWLGRYDRDQKLYEDQSETVSA; the protein is encoded by the coding sequence ATGGCTGTTAAAAAATTTGTTGTTGGTGTTTTTACTGAGGAGGAACCGTTGTTTGAAGCCGTTAAAAAAGTACGTAAATCAGGTTATAAACTGCACGAGGTATTTACTCCTTTCCCAATTCACGGCCTGGACAAAGCCATGGGTTTGCGTGATACCAGCATTCACACAGCCGGATTTTTGTACGCTATATTTGGTACAACCAGCATGTTATCTTTCATGACCTGGTGTTTAACTACCGATTGGCCATGGAACATTGGCGGTAAACCGCACTTTGCTTTACCAGCATGGATACCCATTACATTTGAGTTCACTGTATTGTGTGCTTGCGTGGGCATGGTATTAACTTTCTGCTACCTGTGCCAGTTAGCTCCTTTTGTTAAAAAACACCACTTTAACCTGCGTTCAACCGATGACCAGTTCACTATGGTGATCGAATGTACTCCTAAGACAAACGAAGCTGAATTAAGTTCGTTCCTGGGAAGCATTGGCGCACGGGACATCAATGTACAGAATGCCGAAACCGGCTGGTGGTTAGGTAGATATGATAGAGATCAAAAATTATACGAAGATCAAAGCGAAACTGTATCTGCATAA
- a CDS encoding cytochrome c oxidase subunit 3, which translates to MAQVATANQGMWSGGKSPFKVEYGKLMMWYFLMSDAFTFGAFLISYGTIRFSTNSWPDPNHVFRSFPIIGEMHIPLAFVSLMTFILIMSSVTMVLAVGAGHEMNRKEVLKWLGWTILGGIAFLSCQAWEWTHLYHEGAWWGHNPFINIDGTQSSTNFTNFFFTITGFHGFHVLSGVVINIIMFIMTYKGVFDRRGHYLMIEKAGLYWHFVDLVWVFVFTCFYLF; encoded by the coding sequence ATGGCACAAGTAGCAACGGCTAATCAAGGCATGTGGTCCGGAGGAAAGAGCCCATTTAAAGTGGAGTATGGCAAGTTAATGATGTGGTATTTCTTAATGAGTGATGCTTTTACTTTCGGCGCATTCTTGATTTCGTACGGAACCATCCGGTTTTCAACTAACTCATGGCCCGACCCCAATCACGTGTTCAGGTCTTTCCCTATCATAGGTGAAATGCACATTCCACTGGCGTTCGTGAGCTTAATGACCTTCATTCTGATCATGAGTTCAGTAACCATGGTACTGGCCGTAGGCGCTGGTCATGAAATGAACAGAAAAGAAGTATTGAAATGGTTAGGCTGGACCATCCTCGGTGGTATCGCTTTCTTAAGCTGCCAGGCCTGGGAGTGGACGCATCTTTATCATGAAGGCGCCTGGTGGGGCCACAATCCGTTCATCAACATCGACGGTACACAGTCTTCTACCAACTTTACCAACTTCTTCTTCACCATCACAGGTTTCCATGGATTCCACGTATTGTCTGGTGTAGTGATAAACATCATCATGTTCATCATGACTTACAAGGGTGTGTTCGACAGAAGAGGCCACTACCTGATGATCGAAAAAGCTGGTTTGTACTGGCACTTCGTTGATCTGGTATGGGTATTCGTATTCACTTGTTTTTACCTGTTCTAG
- a CDS encoding MGMT family protein has product MAPRKKANNTAREKLASVNPSGKKEESFFELVFDVTRQIPKGRVTSYGAIASCLGTRLSARMVGWAMHAAHGAKPKIPAHRVVNRNGMLTGKHHFNPPSKMAELLKKEGIKVKNDTVVDFKKLFWDPSTELI; this is encoded by the coding sequence ATGGCACCACGCAAAAAAGCTAATAACACTGCCAGGGAAAAACTGGCCAGCGTAAATCCCTCGGGCAAAAAAGAAGAGTCTTTTTTTGAACTGGTTTTTGATGTAACCCGCCAGATCCCCAAAGGCCGCGTAACATCTTATGGCGCCATTGCCAGTTGCCTGGGCACCAGACTATCGGCAAGAATGGTTGGCTGGGCCATGCATGCGGCCCATGGGGCCAAACCCAAAATACCTGCCCATCGCGTGGTAAACCGCAACGGCATGTTAACTGGTAAACATCATTTTAACCCGCCTTCCAAAATGGCGGAACTGCTGAAGAAAGAAGGCATCAAGGTTAAGAATGATACCGTGGTTGATTTCAAGAAACTGTTCTGGGATCCTTCGACGGAATTGATCTAG
- a CDS encoding cytochrome C oxidase subunit IV family protein encodes MENAHVAAVPHTHATDEAHTFDRKAIWRTFRILLYITLFELILAIGYYEIDFSNPHLVKHLLNGVFIILTLAKAFFIISEFMHLGHEIRNLILSISIPALLFIWFITAFLWDGNSYKNLRNTYDKHYKDRASEKVEKKEEPAKGEKEEPGKLQ; translated from the coding sequence ATGGAAAATGCACATGTAGCAGCAGTACCGCACACACATGCAACCGACGAGGCACATACTTTCGACAGAAAGGCCATCTGGAGAACCTTCCGGATTCTTTTATACATCACGTTATTCGAATTGATCCTTGCCATCGGATATTATGAAATTGATTTTTCAAATCCACACCTGGTAAAACATTTACTGAATGGTGTATTCATTATACTTACCCTGGCAAAGGCTTTCTTTATCATATCTGAGTTTATGCACTTGGGTCATGAGATCAGAAACCTGATCCTGAGTATTTCCATTCCGGCTTTATTGTTCATCTGGTTTATTACCGCTTTTCTGTGGGATGGAAATTCTTACAAGAACCTGCGTAATACCTATGACAAACATTACAAGGACCGTGCTTCTGAAAAAGTAGAGAAAAAAGAAGAGCCCGCTAAAGGCGAAAAGGAAGAACCTGGTAAATTACAATAA
- a CDS encoding SCO family protein, whose protein sequence is MSQKALLALCIAIFLPVISYFIVKGVSRDAIHMPPHYYADDVIEGVKNGKQVSDTIWHQVANIKLRNQLGDSVSLDSLRGRIIVADFFFTHCPSICPTLTKNMKGLQDALKMKDVTKRLDSSFVQFLSFTVDPQRDTVEQLRKYATHFGVNPDVWWMLTGPKKTIYDFALNEVKLGLQDGEGVDSNFIHTQKLVVIDKKGVVRGYYDGLDTMALSKLAEDITLLMLEKDKNEPSPVLAQIVSIWPIYIAVIIAVVLFVWITRRPAKEPKFQ, encoded by the coding sequence GTGAGTCAGAAAGCATTATTAGCCCTGTGTATCGCCATTTTTTTACCTGTTATCAGCTACTTCATTGTAAAGGGAGTAAGCCGGGATGCTATTCATATGCCTCCGCATTATTATGCCGATGATGTAATTGAGGGGGTAAAAAATGGAAAGCAGGTAAGCGATACCATCTGGCACCAGGTGGCCAATATTAAGCTGAGGAATCAGCTGGGCGATTCTGTATCATTAGACAGCTTGCGGGGTAGAATTATTGTTGCAGATTTCTTCTTTACACATTGTCCTTCTATTTGTCCCACGCTTACAAAGAACATGAAAGGGCTGCAGGACGCGCTTAAAATGAAGGATGTTACCAAAAGGCTGGATAGTTCCTTTGTTCAGTTTTTATCTTTCACGGTAGATCCCCAAAGAGATACGGTAGAGCAATTAAGAAAATACGCCACGCATTTTGGCGTAAACCCCGATGTATGGTGGATGTTGACCGGCCCTAAAAAGACCATCTATGATTTCGCGCTGAACGAAGTAAAGCTGGGCCTGCAGGATGGGGAAGGTGTTGACTCGAATTTTATACACACCCAGAAACTTGTTGTAATAGATAAAAAAGGCGTTGTACGTGGGTATTACGATGGATTGGATACAATGGCCCTTTCCAAACTGGCAGAGGATATAACCCTGCTGATGTTGGAAAAAGACAAAAACGAACCTTCGCCAGTATTGGCCCAGATCGTAAGCATCTGGCCAATTTACATAGCTGTGATCATAGCCGTTGTGCTGTTTGTTTGGATCACGCGCAGACCAGCAAAAGAACCCAAATTTCAATAG
- a CDS encoding DUF5522 domain-containing protein, whose translation MKKNLTEGVDFYYNEQGYMVLTAQYHLERGNCCGNGCRHCPYEYVNVPEPRKSQLLNQHKQDGTTQKS comes from the coding sequence TTGAAGAAGAATCTGACAGAAGGAGTTGATTTTTATTATAATGAACAGGGGTATATGGTGCTTACCGCACAATATCACCTGGAAAGGGGCAATTGTTGCGGAAACGGATGCCGGCACTGTCCGTATGAATATGTAAATGTTCCTGAGCCCCGGAAAAGTCAGTTGCTTAATCAACATAAACAAGATGGCACCACGCAAAAAAGCTAA
- a CDS encoding cytochrome c oxidase subunit I, which produces MSHGHAEVLTSHEVHHDEHGAHHHHQSFISKYVFSQDHKIIAKQFLITGMIWAIIGGLMSVLFRLQLGYPDQTFPWLEDILGNWAKGGKITPENYYALVTMHGTILVFFVLTGGLSGTFANFLIPLQVGARDMASPMMNMLSYWFFFGGSIVMLSSLFIQTGPFSGGWTAYPPLSALGDASPGSKTGMDLWITAMAMFVVSSLLGGLNYVSTVLNLRTKGMSMTRLPLTIWALFFTAVLGILSFPVLLSGFILLLFDRHGGTSFYLSDIYISSTSTALPNEGGSAILYQHLFWFLGHPEVYIILLPAMGMASEILSVNSRKPIFGYMAMVGSLFAITILAFLVWAHHMFVTGLNPFLGSVFVLLTLLIAVPSAIKVFNWLTTIWKANIKFTPGMMFALGFVSLFISGGLTGIFLGNSTLDIHLHDTYFVIAHFHIVMGVSAFFGMFAGIYHWFPKMYGRYMNSTLAYVHFWVTLVGAYLIFWPMHYEGLAGMPRRYLDYSNWSSFNMFGDLNKFISTVAIIVFATQLLFVFNFFYSIFKGRKLTTQNPWGATTLEWTAPIHPGHGNWEGEIPEVHRWAYDYSKDGQDFIPQTEPIGANESHH; this is translated from the coding sequence ATGAGCCACGGTCACGCAGAAGTTTTAACATCGCATGAAGTGCATCACGATGAGCATGGCGCGCATCATCACCACCAGTCGTTTATTTCAAAATACGTATTCAGCCAGGATCATAAGATCATTGCGAAGCAATTCCTGATCACTGGTATGATATGGGCCATTATTGGTGGTTTGATGTCAGTGTTGTTCCGCTTGCAATTGGGTTACCCCGACCAAACCTTCCCCTGGCTGGAAGATATCCTGGGTAACTGGGCAAAAGGCGGTAAGATTACTCCTGAGAACTATTATGCATTGGTAACCATGCACGGTACCATCCTGGTATTCTTCGTGTTAACCGGTGGTTTAAGTGGTACATTCGCCAACTTCCTCATTCCCCTGCAGGTAGGTGCACGCGATATGGCTTCCCCAATGATGAACATGTTGTCATACTGGTTCTTCTTTGGCGGTAGCATCGTAATGTTGTCTTCCCTGTTTATCCAAACTGGTCCGTTCAGCGGTGGTTGGACAGCCTACCCGCCATTGAGCGCCCTGGGTGATGCTTCACCTGGTTCTAAAACCGGTATGGACCTGTGGATCACGGCAATGGCCATGTTCGTGGTATCTTCTTTATTAGGTGGTTTGAACTATGTTTCAACTGTACTGAACCTGCGTACCAAAGGTATGAGCATGACCCGTTTGCCTTTGACAATCTGGGCCCTGTTCTTCACCGCAGTATTAGGTATCTTATCTTTCCCTGTGTTATTATCAGGTTTCATTCTGTTGCTGTTCGATCGTCACGGCGGCACCAGCTTCTACCTGTCAGATATTTATATTTCTTCAACCAGTACTGCATTGCCAAATGAAGGCGGTAGCGCTATCCTGTACCAGCACTTGTTCTGGTTCCTGGGGCACCCTGAGGTGTACATCATCCTGCTGCCTGCGATGGGTATGGCGTCTGAGATCCTCTCAGTTAACTCACGCAAACCAATCTTTGGTTACATGGCCATGGTTGGATCGTTGTTCGCTATCACCATCCTCGCGTTCCTCGTATGGGCGCACCACATGTTCGTAACCGGGTTGAACCCGTTCCTGGGCTCAGTATTCGTACTGTTAACCCTGTTGATCGCCGTTCCTTCGGCCATCAAAGTGTTCAACTGGTTAACTACCATCTGGAAAGCAAATATCAAGTTTACTCCCGGTATGATGTTCGCGTTGGGTTTCGTGAGCCTGTTCATCTCTGGTGGTTTAACTGGTATCTTCCTGGGTAACTCTACACTGGATATTCACCTGCACGATACTTATTTCGTAATTGCGCACTTCCACATTGTAATGGGTGTGTCGGCATTCTTTGGGATGTTCGCCGGTATTTACCACTGGTTCCCCAAAATGTATGGCCGTTATATGAACAGTACACTGGCATACGTTCACTTCTGGGTAACCCTGGTAGGCGCGTACCTCATCTTCTGGCCAATGCACTACGAAGGTTTGGCTGGTATGCCCCGTCGTTATCTCGACTACAGCAACTGGTCATCTTTTAACATGTTCGGCGACCTGAACAAGTTCATCTCAACAGTAGCCATCATCGTGTTCGCTACACAGTTGTTGTTCGTGTTCAACTTCTTCTACTCTATTTTTAAAGGTAGAAAACTGACTACGCAGAACCCATGGGGTGCAACTACACTCGAATGGACTGCGCCAATTCATCCAGGCCACGGTAACTGGGAAGGTGAGATCCCTGAAGTTCATCGCTGGGCTTATGATTATTCTAAAGATGGACAGGATTTCATTCCTCAAACTGAGCCTATCGGTGCGAATGAAAGCCATCACTAA
- a CDS encoding DUF420 domain-containing protein yields MLPPVLAKNDKRAHWLILVFSFVVFAAVTALSRIKLDVDLGFNVHIFAQLNAVINTIVSLLLLAGLSTAKQGKYELHKKIMITALILSVIFLVSYICHHLFAGETRFGDLNHDGKMSAEEIALAGSKRTLYFIILSTHIPLAGLVLPFILYTAYRALIGEYPQHKKLARYTWPVWLYVSVTGVLVYLMISPYY; encoded by the coding sequence ATGTTACCTCCTGTACTGGCAAAAAATGATAAAAGAGCCCACTGGCTTATTCTTGTATTTTCTTTTGTAGTTTTTGCTGCGGTGACGGCATTAAGCCGTATCAAGCTCGATGTAGATCTTGGATTTAACGTACATATTTTCGCGCAGTTGAACGCCGTGATCAATACCATTGTAAGCTTGTTATTGCTGGCTGGTTTGTCAACCGCAAAACAAGGCAAATATGAACTGCACAAGAAGATCATGATCACCGCATTGATCCTGTCTGTGATCTTCCTGGTGTCTTACATCTGCCACCATTTATTTGCAGGTGAAACCAGGTTTGGCGATCTGAACCACGATGGTAAGATGAGTGCGGAGGAGATTGCCCTGGCCGGATCAAAAAGAACGCTGTATTTTATCATTCTTTCTACCCATATTCCGCTCGCAGGTCTGGTACTGCCCTTTATACTTTATACGGCATACCGGGCGTTAATTGGCGAATATCCCCAACACAAAAAGCTGGCCCGTTACACCTGGCCTGTTTGGTTATATGTTTCGGTAACCGGTGTTTTGGTATATTTAATGATTAGCCCGTATTATTAA
- a CDS encoding cytochrome c oxidase subunit II, which translates to MTTTGLFLLAILALGFLITFQIAKASEYVSVLKGEKKSFEQNNRINGFLMVVFLVLGLIGVYMCNEALYPKTLMVHPSASDHGENIDTMLKITILITGIVFFITQILLFWFAYKYQYSEKRRAFYYPHNNKLEVLWTTVPAITLCLLVGFGLYYWFKITGEAPDNAMRVEITGRQFGWIYRYPGKDNTFGKKYFRCIDEASGNMLGMVWKDSAMQTPNGVQNLKADATGYDDIIETTAMYLVKDKPVKLIINSRDVIHDVGLPHFRMKMDAVPGTPTTMWFTPKYTTEEMKKITNNPNFEYEIACDQMCGNGHYSMKGLIKVVTEQEYKFWLAQQKPSYKPAETAPAPAADSAKVAAAGTPKAVLAAR; encoded by the coding sequence ATGACAACTACCGGATTATTTTTGTTAGCCATCCTGGCGCTTGGGTTTCTGATAACGTTTCAGATAGCCAAGGCGAGTGAGTATGTATCCGTTTTAAAGGGAGAAAAAAAGTCTTTCGAGCAAAATAACAGGATCAACGGATTCCTGATGGTAGTGTTCCTTGTACTGGGGCTTATAGGGGTATATATGTGCAATGAAGCATTATATCCTAAAACTTTGATGGTTCACCCATCGGCTTCTGACCATGGTGAAAACATCGATACCATGTTGAAGATCACCATTCTCATTACGGGCATTGTGTTTTTCATTACCCAGATCTTATTATTCTGGTTTGCCTATAAATACCAGTACAGCGAAAAAAGAAGAGCCTTCTATTATCCTCATAACAACAAACTCGAGGTTTTGTGGACAACCGTTCCCGCCATCACTTTGTGTTTGCTGGTAGGTTTCGGTTTGTATTACTGGTTTAAAATTACCGGTGAAGCGCCCGATAACGCTATGAGAGTGGAGATCACCGGCCGTCAGTTCGGTTGGATCTATCGCTACCCGGGTAAAGACAATACGTTTGGTAAAAAATACTTCCGTTGTATAGATGAAGCCAGTGGCAACATGCTGGGTATGGTTTGGAAGGACTCTGCCATGCAAACGCCAAATGGTGTTCAGAATCTGAAAGCTGATGCTACAGGTTATGATGATATCATCGAAACAACAGCCATGTACCTGGTAAAAGATAAGCCAGTGAAATTGATCATCAATTCACGCGACGTTATCCATGACGTTGGTTTACCACACTTCCGTATGAAGATGGATGCCGTTCCCGGTACGCCTACTACTATGTGGTTTACGCCTAAGTACACTACTGAAGAGATGAAGAAGATCACTAATAACCCCAATTTTGAATATGAGATCGCGTGCGACCAAATGTGCGGTAACGGTCACTATTCAATGAAAGGGCTTATTAAAGTGGTAACTGAGCAGGAATATAAATTCTGGTTGGCGCAACAAAAGCCGTCGTACAAACCAGCTGAAACTGCGCCAGCACCAGCTGCCGATTCAGCAAAAGTTGCGGCTGCAGGTACACCAAAAGCAGTATTGGCTGCCAGATAA